The following is a genomic window from Triplophysa dalaica isolate WHDGS20190420 chromosome 22, ASM1584641v1, whole genome shotgun sequence.
ctaccattgtaagcAAAAATACAATGGTCAAACATGTCCCTGAACTGcattcctaaattcttcaaaatattttcttttgtgttcttactACCATGGTCactttggaacaacttgaagggtaagtaaatgaagtCAATATTTGGATGAACTGGCCCTTTAGGCTTGCTTCCACAGTCTGTCTCAAAGTAAAGATGAATATAAGTGCATGCAAACACTTCACGCGGTGCGCATAAGAGTAAGCACATTATTGTGAAAGCTGTAACAAAATCACTTTTGACTATTCATTAAAATGCATATCTAAATATTTCTTGCAGAGAAAAACTGCTGCCAAAGACAAATCTGaatatttaaaagaagaaaaagagggATAAAGATTAACCTGGAATGTTAGATTTTGGCACAGAGTATTAACAGATTAACAGCATATGTTCATCTTTCATCCACTGCATAGCTGGTGTCCATTCCAGCATTATAATGGCTTTTTTAAAGAAGTGCACAACCATTAGCCATCTGAAGAGAAAAACAGTGGGGCGTTAAGTTGGTGACCCGCCTATCCTCTCCATTCATATtggctttttaaaatataatatacacttaaacattttgatAACTACgcaaaatgcatgttttttatcaCATTCTATGGCACAGTTTGGTGATGGTGATTTCCAAGAATGAAGTAGATCTGTGTTATCCAAAAATTTGTGCTCAAATGTTTTTGACAAATGTCTTATTATTTTCAGACTTCATGGCTGCAGATGGAGAAGTGTCAGTGTGTATCAATGTATTTGGTTCATTCTATTTCTAAACAAGCAATTTTCGTTTCAAAATCTGACATGATTCACAATGGCAGATGGCAACTCTCAGTTGACTTGGCGGTTCTGTTTTCCTGACTTTAagtttgtttgttaatgtgcATCACGTGGTGTGACTGGGCTCAGTCCTGGATGACAATTATGGCCTTTGGGGTTGTCACATGGTGAGAGCTTTGAGTTAATGTGCATGTTCTATTTTGCTGCTCGGCATCCCGTTGTTTATATTTCCCgtacctttaaaataaaaagcaggaaaaaagaacatttattcatcatttacagaattaacgaaaataagatattttgaagaatgtagcaaACCGTTACTACATGGGCATTTTTCCTACCATGCTAGTCAAtgatgtcagttgctaacaatcttccaaatatttttctttttgttcaatagaacaaagtaatttatacaggtttggacaaCTTTGGGGAGATGAGGGAGTAAATAATAagtgaattaaaatttttgggtgaagtatccctttgaaAGTGGAAGGATTTTATATGGAAACACGCTGTGTTTATGGCTTCTATATAgggatttaaataaaatgttgtttgtaattCAAAACGGGATCTGGTAGAGGCGGTCATTGGGCTATTTGGCAATTGTCACGCACGTGTGCAACATGTTACACCTGATGCATTGTGCTTGTTTATAAGCACCATTGTTcatgaataatttatttgttttcatttacatttagtcatttaggcAGAtcatccaaagcgatttacaaatgaTGTTAATTTTGGACATGATTAAATGGACAAactttggtttaaaataattcatttgaatttctttaataatatatttgatgATTTATGTTAGCAgataaaacaaagacacaaatcCAAGAAAGGTCTTAAAAGACAAAAGGATTAAGTCTGTCAGGTGTACCCACCATTAACTCACGTCCCGACCTAATGGATGGACTTCTGCCTGCATCTCCCAGCATTCTCAGCAGTTTATCAACAGGGAGTTGGCCTTCACCGCCACGTGTCAAATTCTTAACCTGCCTGTGGGTATTGTCATACTttcagatttatattttattttaaagattaaaagcaaAAGGGCATTATAGTCTTGTAGACTGCCAAGGAGGCAAGAGAAAATTGCATAGGCATTAATTTCACTGATTACTCACCAAAGTCCCATGGCATTCTCCTGAAGCACATGAATGACATCACCACTTTTGACGATTACGTCATCCTTGCCACATTTCAAGTGGTCCACCATTGCTCTGTACCTCCCAGGAACCTTCAAGACAAAAAATTGATTCTGACGGTAAAACCCAAATCCATCCCAAAGCGATTAAGGTGAATATTTATGACTAAATATATAGCTCACCAGCAACacatcatcttcttcatctgaGTCTGAGATGTTTGAAAGGTCCGTGGTCCAGTCCTCCAAACCCTCACAGATGTCCACTGAGTGAGATGTCCCTGGCCAGCCTAAAACCCACAATCAACCAACCAACAgccaaaatgacattttcacagtCATGATCACTTTAGCCATAATGTGATTGGAttttaagataataaataaatccacaATTCCATATTCCAGAACTCATTCACAAAATCCCATTATCTTTATTGTCATTTCTCTGCTCTCATCAACCAGTGTAAATGCCAAAGAAAATGGCCTATTCACTCTGCTCCTGGCTGACTCACTGCGCCGGTTGTTTTGTTGCCGTGGACGCGGAGAAACGATGACCGGGTCCGTCAGAACCGGACTGGTGCGGCCCGAATCGGCTTCTTCCGAGCTTACCGACGCCCCCTGGAGCTTGCTGTGAGGAAGGACATCAAAACAACCTGAGCAGCCAGTGATCTGTGTGGAACTCCAGGGCATGCACACGGACATATGGCCCACACTGACCCACCAACCGATGAACCGACCGGCACGAGGGCATCAAAggcacaacaaacaaacatgaaacacgGGCAGGTTATTCAACAACAGGACTGTGCTCGATATAATCAAATTTCAGCAGTCTTAGACAGTGTGACTTTAAGGTAGTTCATTCACtttttcaatatttcataatataaatGGGGCTGACCACAAGCCTGTTGCGTTACATTCATGCATACGGTACGTTCAACACTATATCCATCATGCAGATGGAATCAAATCATACAGTAGTTATGAATATGATATGTCGACCAATgattttcaataaattatgcattttcTCAGGAACAATgctaaaaaatatgaatgttgatgtacatatattatattcacACTATGTTAACGATAGAGAAGACTTGACCACAGTGAGATTCACCTGTCTGCCAAGGGTGCGAATAACAGGTGCTCACCATCATGACCTTGTTGAGCATCATCTGTAAGAAATATATAAGAAATGTAAGAAACACtaacatattcaacatgaacaaacatgGAGTTGAAATGTAGAAACCTTTGACACTCTTTTGCTGGTTGTTTAGTATTTTTCTAATCTCAGTAAGCCAGGCAACTTTCACTTCGACTGTTGGAGCCTGCCAAATATATGTGTAGTTAACATACTACCTGTTTCAAAATTTAGAAGTGTtttgagaaacattttaaattaaatgattcaCCTGAACAACATACACCTCCTCTTTACCATTGAACCAGATTTCAAATTTCTTCAGATCTCCTTTGATATTTTCGGTGATGGTGACCGCACTCATCTGCACATGATACAAGGAGTCCAGGTGACTCCGAAAGATGATGAAACCTTATATGAGGTATCAAAtagttttttgcattttctctTTCTCACCATGAGACAGTGTTTGAAGCTGTAAGATGCTGTTCGATTAGGTCCATCTCCATTCTCCTCCCTCTTCTTGCAGAAAAGCAGAGCTCTCTCATGGAGGAACAGATGCCTATGCATAGGTTTAAAGCGGGCCATGTCCTTCATGCGTGTAGCCCCTTTCCTGTGGTTGATCCACACGTTGAAAGAGCCCTGCATCAGGACACGGCCCAGGTTGCTCAGTTCACCCTATATACACAGAGTTTTAAATCAGCTAAGGCAGGTATGTGAATATCAGCATGTTAAGAAGTGAAATGCATATAAACATTAACATCCTGACTTGTTTGTTTGACACGACATACCTCATAACCGGTGATGGCAATTTGATGCATGGAGTCATTGACAGACTTAAGAAGGTCCAGCATTGCGTTTAGCGCCCCCTGCAACTCCGGTGCATACAGTGAgtttaaactgtgttttaaaaGTTCCTTACATGAAAGATAgaaagcattttgtgtaaatatcaTTTAGATAcacatttagtttaaaaaatatatatatactgtatatataatgtgAACATTTTGGATCTGAACCTTCAAAAGAAGCTGATATTTGGTTAAACGCTGAACAGGTTTCAACAAATATGAGTCCAGCCCTAGTTTATGTTCCAGCTTTCTCTTACACTCCTACAGAAGAAAGATTTagcaaaacattaatttatttgaatttattttaaggtTATTTTGCGGTGGCATGTTATGAAAAATACCTGAATGAAGACAGAATCTGAACACTGCCTCCATAGAGCATCTGAACGTGGTTTGTTCTGGCAGTAGCGTTCATACACCTGAAAATTTTCCTTCTGTGAACCATGACAGGTGAAATGGTTAAAGAAAATCTTAGCAGCAGTGGTTCTCATGGGCTGTGAACTACAAATAGATTCCAGGTCTGTGCTCCATGATAGGACTTTCAGCAGCAGGGGAAAAGTGTACTAAATACAAATACTAAAAGGCAaccttttaataataaatagacTTATCAAACTTTAAACAGAAAGGAGAAAACATTTCctgtgtcttttgttgttgatgccAACGGCTATGTGACCAAACAAACAACGTATTTTGCAACAATCTGTTGCTTAATATTGCTATTAGGCTTTTAAATTACAGATTCCTATTTCACAATTTATTTATCCCAGCCTTTTTTACATTCAtagttttgcatatttttaaccatttgtagttcataatataatattttattgcaaatattttaaatatataataaatatgttacatttatcaatataatataaaacaaaatcatgttttatatgtaaaatcTGGTTCCTGAAACAAATCAGGTTGAGATCCGCTGCTGTAAAGTCCATAAACTATCCAGATGGCAATTTTAagcaatgcattttaaatgtactgtttGTGGTCTGTActgaaatgtcttattttgcGCCACACAGAATCGCTCACCCTTGCCAAAAAGTGTGCTCCTACTCTCTCTGGAGCTTCTAAGCAGTTCTCCAAGTCCTGCAGGAATATCCTGCAAAACAGAATGAATATGAATGTTTGATTATGAGtgcgtgtgtgcacatgtgtagCTGTATTACCCACCTGCTGTGAAATTTATAGATCTCCGGCAGATTTCCAAACAGCTCCTCTTTCTTGTTTTGCAGTACAGATGGCAGTATGTTGGAGAGAGAGGGATTATCCATCTCTGCCCTGTATCCCTGACACCCAGGATTTAGATAATTGaatgttacattatattattcCACATTTACTTGGTATTCCATAATAAACAGACCTGGCTTAAGAACATTAACAACTACGATAGGAGATATTGGCTACCATTTGATCTTCTACAAGGCGGCACATCTTAAATTGCATTTaaggtccattgtatgaaatttagcggcatctagtggtgaggttgcgaattacaaccaacggctcactccaccgctcacccctcccctatgaagcactatggtggctgacacagggctaagatcttgtcacgttttcgcttctttgccaaaggagataacgtatttacgaaacgcgttTTGTAGCTTGTCCGTttatggctactgtagaaacaagatGACAAAATCtgtgtaaggggacccgcggtgtatgtagatagaaatagcttattctagtAATAAAAACGAAATACTTCAtcatataaggtctttatacaactcTAAAGTCATGCAGTAGTACagtgtgtatattatattgaatttctgtcactagatcctccaaaaaatcaCACATGGCACCTTTAAAAACGgtttgaaagacaaaaaagatcTAGTAGGCCGatacattataatatttctaAAGTGAGTAGGATCAGAAACATTAAAACCGGACTGATTGTTTAAGTGTAATTCAGTTTAAGCATTACCAGCAAAACAGACAGCAGCTCCTCCACATAGATTCTCTCCGTCTCGATCAACTCCTTCATTACATGCCTGCAGAAATAAGGGATGCATGGGAAATAACAGTGGAAAGAGGGGTGGAGAGTGATGAGGATAGAAAGGGATAAAGACTGGTGAGAAACAGACACAAAGGAGAAGTTAAGTCGAAATATATGATTAATGTCAGACCTTTTAGCTGTGGTACTGTTTGGATACTCACCTTTTGTGCTGGTCAGGGTTCTCAAACCCCTCTGGGCTGTAAGATAGGCAGCTGCGATTCTCCTCATAGTCGTGCATCACTTCTATCTACAGGAACCATAACGGCCAATTCTTTATTAGATCATCGCTGCCCTGTTTATTTTCTTGTAATTGGAATTTCTGTGCACACACACTCTTGCTGCGTTCCAATTCACCTACGTATACCACACCtttaaagtatgtactgtttttgttatggaaaagtatatacattttagtccgtAGCAAAACTGTATGCACGCCCTGGGACGTTGTTGCCTATGACACTGGGATCCTTAACTGtcacaaacatcaaaatacagctcttccttgcatttacgtatttatttacatttacatttttttggcatgtttttatccaaagtgacttacaagtaggagagcatataacattttgtcaacacttTTAAAAGTACCATTAGTTTAAAAGGTTATACTACTatgaggattaaagctggagtgagcaagggagagaatgaacaacaatattttttattttgtaaaaaaaaaattgacacaagacacagacagttattggtaaattaaataaatgcagaacaggtatgttttgagttgttttttgaaagttgtgaaggatgctgcagttcgggtggaggcagttcattccaccacagggggaaaaaaaagagtaaaGGTATCtgcaagcgatttggtgcctcgctgtgatggaacaaccaggcgtcGCCCATTTTCAGGCTTAAGATGGCAGGGGGGATGTAGACCTTgaacagtgagttaaggtaAAGGGGTGGATTCGTTATCATTCTGAAGGATAGTGTCAGCAATTTAAACTCGATGCAGGCAGCAACtggcagccagtgaagtgaaatcaggAGGGGTGTTACATGGGTTCTTTTAGGCTAGAtgtgcagctgcattctggatgGTTTCCAAGCGCTTGACTGCATTGGTTGGAAGGCCAACCAGTAGAGAATAGCAGTAGTGCAGTCTTGATATGACCAGAGCTTGGACTAGTAGCTGAGAGGCATGCTCTGACAGGAATGGCCTGATCTTCCAGATGTTGTAGAGCACATATCTGCAAGTTCGAATGGTTGCTGCGTGAGATGAATTTCAGGTGGTCATCGAACATCACCCAAAGGTTTCTCGCAGACTTGGTGGGTGTTCTAGTTGAGGATCCGTGCTGAATGGTAAGGTTCTGTCTTGTAGAGGTTGAGTtgtaggtgatgctctttcatcaaGAAGAGATGTCCAGAAGGCAGGCAGAGCCATGGGCAGAGAAGGTTGGGTCATCTGgctgaaaagagaaataaagttgTTTATCATCTGCATAAAAATGGAGGGAATGAGAACCCATGTGCCTTAATCACTGGAACCAGGGAGGTTGTATATATAGAAAAGAGGAGAGGAGCAAGAACTGATCCTTGAGGAACTCCAGTTGTCAGCTGGTG
Proteins encoded in this region:
- the LOC130411573 gene encoding proto-oncogene DBL isoform X2, producing the protein MAEANPLRGLPRLQRAAMSFPGHLHLVLVLRPKTHPQTTGTDLGFRFSQDDFTLKMPMVMLSSLTDLLRFIDENQLSTEFGNTLEQSHSDWIVLRTAIESFAVTVKDIAQMLQLFGTELSEIELPDEASGIEYLLRSHTEKYRKMKDDIRSVMREGRQLFSNLEASNAVEGAAAEDRDISQDKERVNRLLAQLRDMEMAFDGFFEKHHLKLQQYLQLLQYELSFHEMETILEKLCTQEKAIAALGTTVAQTDQLLTDLEMLETTAEEEMSRAQIIILHGHQLAASHHYALALIVQRCNELRHHCDMLTIALRAKQAALTRIRDLLLRLEETGRWCDEGAYLLANQLLDKFQSKEGAQAALIDIERLMETAPSVVRSSPDILSLEFEAILTPQLQSQIEAVTAKLSTVQGMIQNRQACLRKLADIQVRPIQLVAPRPEPSPRCKSPLFSPKHSFDVNSSLRFSFDLALPGKRASRKNPSTKKIEVMHDYEENRSCLSYSPEGFENPDQHKRHVMKELIETERIYVEELLSVLLGYRAEMDNPSLSNILPSVLQNKKEELFGNLPEIYKFHSRIFLQDLENCLEAPERVGAHFLARVYERYCQNKPRSDALWRQCSDSVFIQECKRKLEHKLGLDSYLLKPVQRLTKYQLLLKELLKHSLNSLYAPELQGALNAMLDLLKSVNDSMHQIAITGYEGELSNLGRVLMQGSFNVWINHRKGATRMKDMARFKPMHRHLFLHERALLFCKKREENGDGPNRTASYSFKHCLMMSAVTITENIKGDLKKFEIWFNGKEEVYVVQAPTVEVKVAWLTEIRKILNNQQKSVKDDAQQGHDGEHLLFAPLADSVGHMSVCMPWSSTQITGCSGCFDVLPHSKLQGASVSSEEADSGRTSPVLTDPVIVSPRPRQQNNRRSWPGTSHSVDICEGLEDWTTDLSNISDSDEEDDVLLVPGRYRAMVDHLKCGKDDVIVKSGDVIHVLQENAMGLWQVKNLTRGGEGQLPVDKLLRMLGDAGRSPSIRSGRELMVREI
- the LOC130411573 gene encoding proto-oncogene DBL isoform X3 — protein: MAEANPLRGLPRLQRAAMSFPGHLHLVLVLRPKTHPQTTGTDLGFRFSQDDFTLKMPMVMLSSLTDLLRFIDENQLSTEFGNTLEQSHSDWIVLRTAIESFAVTVKDIAQMLQLFGTELSEIELPDEASGIEYLLRSHTEKYRKMKDDIRSVMREGRQLFSNLEASNAVEGAAAEDRDISQDKERVNRLLAQLRDMEMAFDGFFEKHHLKLQQYLQLLQYELSFHEMETILEKLCTQEKAIAALGTTVAQTDQLLTDLEMLETTAEEEMSRAQIIILHGHQLAASHHYALALIVQRCNELRHHCDMLTIALRAKQAALTRIRDLLLRLEETGRWCDEGAYLLANQLLDKFQSKEGAQAALIDIERLMETAPSVVRSSPDILSLEFEAILTPQLQSQIEAVTAKLSTVQGMIQNRQACLRKLADIQVRPIQLVAPRPEPSPRCKSPLFSPKHSFDVNSSLRFSFDLALPGKRASRKNPSTKKIEVMHDYEENRSCLSYSPEGFENPDQHKRHVMKELIETERIYVEELLSVLLGYRAEMDNPSLSNILPSVLQNKKEELFGNLPEIYKFHSRIFLQDLENCLEAPERVGAHFLARKENFQVYERYCQNKPRSDALWRQCSDSVFIQECKRKLEHKLGLDSYLLKPVQRLTKYQLLLKELLKHSLNSLYAPELQGALNAMLDLLKSVNDSMHQIAITGYEGELSNLGRVLMQGSFNVWINHRKGATRMKDMARFKPMHRHLFLHERALLFCKKREENGDGPNRTASYSFKHCLMMSAVTITENIKGDLKKFEIWFNGKEEVYVVQAPTVEVKVAWLTEIRKILNNQQKSVKDDAQQGHDGEHLLFAPLADSKLQGASVSSEEADSGRTSPVLTDPVIVSPRPRQQNNRRSWPGTSHSVDICEGLEDWTTDLSNISDSDEEDDVLLVPGRYRAMVDHLKCGKDDVIVKSGDVIHVLQENAMGLWQVKNLTRGGEGQLPVDKLLRMLGDAGRSPSIRSGRELMVREI
- the LOC130411573 gene encoding proto-oncogene DBL isoform X1 — translated: MAEANPLRGLPRLQRAAMSFPGHLHLVLVLRPKTHPQTTGTDLGFRFSQDDFTLKMPMVMLSSLTDLLRFIDENQLSTEFGNTLEQSHSDWIVLRTAIESFAVTVKDIAQMLQLFGTELSEIELPDEASGIEYLLRSHTEKYRKMKDDIRSVMREGRQLFSNLEASNAVEGAAAEDRDISQDKERVNRLLAQLRDMEMAFDGFFEKHHLKLQQYLQLLQYELSFHEMETILEKLCTQEKAIAALGTTVAQTDQLLTDLEMLETTAEEEMSRAQIIILHGHQLAASHHYALALIVQRCNELRHHCDMLTIALRAKQAALTRIRDLLLRLEETGRWCDEGAYLLANQLLDKFQSKEGAQAALIDIERLMETAPSVVRSSPDILSLEFEAILTPQLQSQIEAVTAKLSTVQGMIQNRQACLRKLADIQVRPIQLVAPRPEPSPRCKSPLFSPKHSFDVNSSLRFSFDLALPGKRASRKNPSTKKIEVMHDYEENRSCLSYSPEGFENPDQHKRHVMKELIETERIYVEELLSVLLGYRAEMDNPSLSNILPSVLQNKKEELFGNLPEIYKFHSRIFLQDLENCLEAPERVGAHFLARKENFQVYERYCQNKPRSDALWRQCSDSVFIQECKRKLEHKLGLDSYLLKPVQRLTKYQLLLKELLKHSLNSLYAPELQGALNAMLDLLKSVNDSMHQIAITGYEGELSNLGRVLMQGSFNVWINHRKGATRMKDMARFKPMHRHLFLHERALLFCKKREENGDGPNRTASYSFKHCLMMSAVTITENIKGDLKKFEIWFNGKEEVYVVQAPTVEVKVAWLTEIRKILNNQQKSVKDDAQQGHDGEHLLFAPLADSVGHMSVCMPWSSTQITGCSGCFDVLPHSKLQGASVSSEEADSGRTSPVLTDPVIVSPRPRQQNNRRSWPGTSHSVDICEGLEDWTTDLSNISDSDEEDDVLLVPGRYRAMVDHLKCGKDDVIVKSGDVIHVLQENAMGLWQVKNLTRGGEGQLPVDKLLRMLGDAGRSPSIRSGRELMVREI